A portion of the Granulosicoccus antarcticus IMCC3135 genome contains these proteins:
- a CDS encoding CaiB/BaiF CoA transferase family protein — protein sequence MDMPAADRPLSGIRVLDFSQFLAGPSCALRLADLGAQVIKVERPAGGDACRQLYVADQACGDDSLLFHTINRNKFSVAADLKNADDLARVKTLIKSADVMVHNFRPGVMERIGLGYGEVAEFNPGLVYGVVSGYGTEGPWRDKPGQDLLVQARSGMAWLSGNDGDDPVPVGLAVSDVLTGAHLVQGVLAALLHRAGSGKGSLIEVNLMSSAMDLQFEQFTGYLNGAAVQPKRSAVNNANVNGTAPYGIYRTADGYIAVAMTAIAVLRELLDCAALEPYVDPTLAFEERDPIKAVLVEHLVTAPTATWLEVLEPAGVWCAEVLQWPELEQNEAFKALDAVQEIGEAGQRVRTTACPIKVNGMRMGCTRGAPALGADTDTFFGTL from the coding sequence ATGGATATGCCTGCAGCTGACCGTCCTCTGAGCGGAATTCGAGTGCTCGATTTTTCACAATTTCTGGCAGGACCTTCCTGCGCTTTGCGTCTGGCTGATCTGGGTGCGCAAGTCATTAAAGTTGAGCGACCAGCAGGTGGTGATGCGTGTCGGCAGCTCTATGTGGCGGATCAGGCCTGTGGTGATGACTCGTTGCTGTTCCACACCATTAACCGAAACAAGTTCAGCGTTGCGGCTGATCTGAAGAACGCCGACGATCTGGCGCGCGTTAAAACGTTGATCAAGTCCGCCGATGTGATGGTTCATAATTTCCGGCCGGGTGTCATGGAGCGCATCGGGCTGGGGTATGGCGAGGTGGCAGAGTTCAATCCGGGCCTGGTGTATGGCGTCGTTTCGGGTTACGGCACTGAAGGGCCCTGGCGTGACAAGCCGGGGCAGGATCTGCTGGTGCAGGCTCGCTCAGGCATGGCCTGGCTCTCTGGCAATGATGGCGACGATCCGGTGCCGGTGGGTTTGGCTGTCAGCGATGTGCTCACCGGTGCCCACCTGGTTCAGGGCGTGCTGGCAGCCTTGCTGCATCGTGCGGGGAGTGGCAAGGGCTCATTGATTGAAGTGAACCTGATGAGTTCAGCCATGGATTTGCAATTCGAACAGTTCACCGGGTATCTCAACGGAGCCGCTGTGCAGCCGAAGCGCAGTGCCGTTAATAATGCCAATGTCAATGGCACAGCGCCCTATGGCATCTACCGTACGGCTGATGGCTACATCGCGGTGGCAATGACAGCCATTGCAGTCTTGAGGGAATTGCTCGACTGTGCGGCATTGGAACCTTATGTGGATCCTACTCTGGCATTCGAGGAGCGCGACCCAATCAAGGCGGTGCTGGTGGAACATCTGGTGACAGCGCCAACGGCGACATGGTTAGAGGTGCTTGAACCTGCCGGTGTCTGGTGTGCAGAGGTGCTGCAATGGCCAGAGCTTGAACAAAACGAGGCTTTCAAGGCTCTTGATGCGGTTCAGGAAATCGGCGAGGCGGGGCAGCGTGTACGTACAACCGCCTGCCCTATCAAGGTCAATGGCATGCGCATGGGCTGCACACGAGGTGCGCCCGCATTGGGTGCGGACACTGATACATTTTTTGGTACGCTCTGA
- the ltrA gene encoding group II intron reverse transcriptase/maturase produces the protein MTLDKAKHQKLGRSRRSERRTGEARKFPARGEAVSVPQRTESLGRENLLEQALSRENMVEAWKRVKANKGSAGVDGLSITQTIEYLQTQWPVIRDELLRGSYRPSAVRRVEIPKPGGGSRELGIPTVIDRLIQQALLQVLQPLLDPTFSEFSYGFRPGRSAHDAVLHAQQCVQQGYQVVVDLDLEKFFDRVNHDVLMDRLSKRIDDKAVLRLIRRFLRAGVMINGVLVERLEGTVQGSPLSPLLANVLLDEVDQALERRGHKFARYADDCNVYVRSQRAGERVLRSLRKLYAKLHLRVNEAKTAVGPVFGRKFLGYCLRRWSGNTVKIAVSPSAIVKFKQRIRQITRRVGGRSLVQVAVELRSFIPGWKAYFHLAQTPKIFRDLDGWIRRRLRAIQLKHWRRGRTAYDALRRLGASQELAKLIACSSKRCWHNSLSGLHLILSVKYYDSLGVPRLS, from the coding sequence ATGACGCTCGACAAAGCAAAGCACCAGAAACTCGGGAGATCGAGGCGCAGTGAGAGACGAACGGGTGAAGCCCGAAAGTTTCCTGCACGCGGTGAAGCGGTGTCGGTGCCTCAACGAACCGAAAGCTTGGGGCGGGAGAATCTGCTTGAGCAGGCGCTCTCGCGAGAGAACATGGTGGAGGCGTGGAAACGCGTCAAAGCCAATAAAGGTAGTGCGGGCGTAGACGGTCTTTCAATCACTCAAACGATTGAATATCTTCAAACCCAGTGGCCAGTGATCCGGGATGAATTGCTGCGCGGTAGTTATCGGCCATCGGCCGTGCGACGCGTGGAAATTCCGAAACCGGGTGGAGGCTCCAGGGAATTGGGGATACCCACCGTCATTGATCGCCTGATCCAGCAGGCACTGTTGCAAGTACTGCAACCCCTGCTTGACCCGACGTTTTCGGAATTCAGCTACGGCTTTCGCCCGGGTCGAAGTGCTCATGACGCTGTGCTCCATGCACAGCAGTGTGTGCAACAAGGCTATCAGGTGGTGGTTGATTTGGATCTTGAGAAATTTTTCGACAGGGTCAATCACGACGTTCTCATGGACCGGCTGAGTAAGCGAATCGACGATAAGGCCGTTCTTCGGTTGATTCGACGATTTCTTCGAGCTGGCGTCATGATCAACGGCGTATTGGTGGAACGCTTGGAGGGAACCGTACAAGGCTCCCCTCTTTCACCGTTACTGGCTAATGTGCTGTTGGACGAAGTGGATCAGGCTCTGGAGAGGCGCGGACACAAGTTTGCCCGATACGCCGATGACTGCAATGTGTATGTTCGTAGTCAACGGGCGGGGGAACGGGTACTGCGCTCTCTTCGGAAGCTGTATGCAAAACTGCACCTTCGGGTGAACGAGGCAAAGACTGCAGTCGGGCCCGTGTTTGGTCGTAAATTTCTGGGCTACTGCTTACGGCGGTGGAGTGGGAACACGGTCAAGATCGCGGTATCGCCCTCGGCAATCGTCAAGTTCAAGCAGCGCATCCGGCAGATCACACGTCGCGTCGGTGGTCGCAGCCTTGTCCAAGTTGCGGTAGAACTTCGGAGTTTCATTCCCGGATGGAAGGCTTACTTTCATCTGGCACAAACGCCGAAAATCTTCCGTGATCTGGATGGCTGGATACGACGCCGATTGCGGGCTATCCAGCTCAAGCACTGGCGACGCGGCCGTACGGCGTATGACGCTTTACGTCGTCTCGGTGCCTCGCAGGAGTTGGCTAAGCTCATCGCTTGCTCTAGCAAACGTTGTTGGCACAACAGCCTTTCGGGATTGCACCTTATTCTATCGGTAAAGTACTACGATAGCCTCGGTGTACCTCGTCTCTCATGA
- a CDS encoding CaiB/BaiF CoA transferase family protein, protein MNEKMPESESRPAEDLPLSGLLVIDLSQFLAGPYASLRLQDLGARVIKIERPDGGDLTRRLYLSDTLINGESTLFHAINRGKESLALDLKCPEDKQKLLSLVSQADVFLQNFRPGVIERLGLDYASIKSVNDSIVYASISGYGTHGPWVKYPGQDLLAQARSGVMWLNGSDADGPVPFGLAVADMFAGANTAQGILAALVKRGIRGRGSHIETSLIEAMSDFQFEVLATYLNDGGRAPRRARYRSAHVGLAAPYGVYETADGFLAIAMTPLGRLADLLEIEALIPYAERPDSWFVERDGIKNILSERLRHQSTAHWLEILEREDIWCARVADWSDFLGSEGFKALDMVQKLHDHAGGELSLMRCPIRVDGIRPRSRHAAPQIGQHSADIIAEFGL, encoded by the coding sequence GTGAACGAGAAGATGCCTGAATCAGAATCGAGGCCCGCTGAAGATTTGCCATTGTCCGGTTTGCTGGTAATTGATCTGAGTCAGTTTCTGGCCGGACCGTATGCCTCCTTGCGATTGCAGGATCTGGGGGCAAGGGTTATCAAGATAGAGCGTCCGGATGGAGGCGATCTGACACGACGACTGTACTTGTCCGATACGCTGATCAACGGTGAGTCCACGCTCTTTCATGCCATCAATCGAGGCAAGGAGAGTCTGGCTCTTGATCTGAAATGCCCTGAAGACAAGCAGAAGTTGTTGTCGCTGGTCAGCCAGGCTGATGTGTTTTTGCAGAATTTTCGCCCCGGCGTCATTGAGCGTCTTGGGCTGGATTATGCCTCGATCAAGAGCGTCAATGATTCCATCGTCTATGCTTCAATCAGCGGGTATGGCACTCATGGGCCGTGGGTAAAATATCCTGGACAGGACCTGCTGGCGCAGGCGCGTTCCGGCGTCATGTGGCTCAACGGCAGTGACGCTGACGGGCCGGTTCCTTTCGGTCTGGCGGTGGCGGACATGTTTGCCGGGGCCAATACCGCACAGGGCATTCTTGCTGCGCTGGTCAAACGCGGTATTCGCGGGCGGGGTAGTCATATCGAAACCAGCCTTATCGAAGCCATGAGCGATTTCCAGTTTGAAGTACTGGCAACCTATCTGAACGATGGAGGACGGGCTCCACGGCGTGCCCGCTATCGCTCTGCTCATGTGGGACTGGCCGCACCTTATGGGGTCTATGAAACTGCTGATGGATTTCTGGCTATCGCCATGACACCGTTGGGTAGGTTGGCTGATTTACTGGAAATTGAAGCACTTATCCCCTATGCCGAACGACCTGATTCCTGGTTTGTGGAACGTGATGGCATCAAGAACATACTCTCGGAACGATTACGCCACCAGTCCACGGCGCACTGGCTGGAGATACTCGAGCGCGAAGATATTTGGTGCGCGCGGGTTGCCGATTGGTCCGATTTTCTGGGCAGTGAGGGATTTAAAGCCTTGGACATGGTGCAGAAGCTCCACGATCATGCCGGTGGCGAGTTGTCATTGATGCGTTGTCCGATCAGGGTGGATGGTATCCGTCCGCGATCAAGACATGCAGCCCCGCAAATCGGTCAGCACTCGGCTGATATCATCGCAGAATTTGGTCTGTAG
- a CDS encoding IclR family transcriptional regulator gives MTSTTVTVASEAGKKEPNYAVPALDKALDVIELLAAAKSPMNQAEISRALDRNPNELFRILNALAARNYLRRTDGGRFRLSLKLFELSHTHSPYEELLRVALPAMRELSETLSESCHLSMIRDGEVLIMAQVESPNPIRLSIEVGSRHSLLNTTSGRVLLSSMGTDERNQYLEHSSDFSSRSEESRDIFITRLHSIRERGFELTDGERFVGGLDVGALVGTATSRVKAALVVSTLRHADGPDVTRIADVVCDTVLQIAVESGVMNTAMSPVSKNQSSS, from the coding sequence ATGACGTCTACCACTGTCACAGTTGCCAGTGAGGCTGGCAAGAAGGAGCCGAACTATGCTGTTCCTGCGCTGGACAAAGCGCTGGATGTCATCGAGTTGCTGGCCGCTGCGAAATCGCCCATGAATCAGGCTGAAATTTCCCGTGCGCTTGATCGCAACCCGAACGAGTTGTTCCGCATTCTGAATGCACTGGCGGCACGCAATTACCTGAGGCGTACCGACGGTGGGCGATTTCGTCTGAGTCTCAAGCTGTTTGAGCTTAGCCATACACATTCGCCCTACGAAGAATTGTTGCGAGTAGCCTTGCCGGCCATGCGGGAACTGTCGGAAACCTTGTCGGAAAGCTGTCACCTGAGCATGATTCGTGACGGTGAGGTACTGATCATGGCGCAGGTTGAGAGTCCTAACCCTATTCGCCTGTCTATCGAAGTCGGTTCGCGCCATTCACTGCTCAATACCACCTCGGGGCGAGTGCTGCTGTCTTCGATGGGTACTGACGAACGTAATCAGTACCTGGAACACTCAAGCGATTTCTCATCCCGTTCTGAAGAGTCACGCGATATTTTCATCACCCGGCTGCATTCCATCCGGGAGAGGGGGTTCGAGCTCACTGATGGTGAACGATTCGTGGGAGGACTGGATGTCGGGGCACTGGTGGGGACGGCCACATCCAGAGTCAAAGCTGCGCTGGTGGTGTCGACTTTGCGTCATGCTGATGGCCCTGATGTCACCCGAATTGCCGATGTCGTATGCGACACCGTTCTGCAGATCGCGGTAGAAAGTGGCGTCATGAACACCGCGATGAGTCCTGTGTCCAAAAACCAGTCCAGCTCGTGA
- a CDS encoding SDR family NAD(P)-dependent oxidoreductase gives MKTIVITGGNKGLGLAQTQRFLSDHRVVVIARSKGELDTLPHQENLEFVEQDLSQWRDTQWLDSVYEKWGPIGGLVNNAGMHLKKPVWEVSGDELENVLDLNVKAMFTACGRYVALHEEHGGAIVNLSSMGGLMALAGAAAYVTAKTAVIGLTRSIAVDAASRNIRCNAVCPGFIETNMTRAILAKDPARRDKIEGRIPSGQFGTPADIADAIHFLLGDNARYVNGIALPVDGGYSIGF, from the coding sequence ATGAAAACCATTGTCATCACCGGCGGCAACAAAGGCCTGGGACTGGCTCAGACGCAACGTTTCCTATCCGATCACAGGGTGGTAGTGATTGCCCGCTCCAAAGGCGAACTAGACACACTCCCCCATCAGGAGAATCTTGAATTCGTCGAGCAGGACCTTTCGCAATGGCGCGATACCCAGTGGCTGGACAGCGTGTACGAAAAATGGGGCCCCATTGGCGGCCTGGTCAATAACGCCGGCATGCATCTGAAGAAGCCCGTCTGGGAGGTCTCAGGGGATGAACTCGAAAACGTGCTGGACCTGAACGTGAAGGCGATGTTCACCGCCTGCGGGCGCTACGTTGCCCTGCATGAAGAGCACGGCGGCGCCATCGTCAACCTCTCCTCCATGGGTGGGCTAATGGCTTTGGCAGGCGCCGCTGCCTATGTGACGGCTAAAACAGCGGTCATCGGCCTGACGCGCAGCATTGCCGTGGATGCTGCCAGCAGAAACATCCGCTGTAATGCGGTGTGTCCCGGCTTTATTGAAACCAACATGACGCGCGCCATTCTGGCTAAAGACCCGGCACGACGCGACAAGATCGAGGGCCGCATTCCTTCTGGTCAGTTTGGTACTCCGGCCGATATCGCCGATGCCATTCACTTCTTGCTTGGCGACAACGCCAGGTATGTCAACGGTATAGCCCTGCCTGTCGATGGCGGCTATTCCATAGGATTCTAG